In one Dermatophagoides farinae isolate YC_2012a chromosome 4, ASM2471394v1, whole genome shotgun sequence genomic region, the following are encoded:
- the LOC142597455 gene encoding A disintegrin and metalloproteinase with thrombospondin motifs 20-like, translating to MFESITKRIVLLTTRLSAYHHSMIMAAIRMIDNRYNRKFVHHHHHFNSNNSNVRSSSSSKHSFLLSILLLLMFIGNCSTTLFTTILPQQQQQQQKSIDQHSNDWWPIINSNDDNTATSNDNNNNNSVDRNSHHYHQQQQQFPNNHLDQNRNRILLFRPRLRITTTNSLELIIQLENQSSMTLPKSLLLMTADRKFFKLSINLTAQKFIEQNHHHHQHLIYAVQQKNPDENDFYETIEQKIHYNYSSFYTDNLLETFQNYRHQTAKQQQQQQRQKLCQLFIGHQMINNNSNDNLTATITICTDGSMNGIITFDHMDGHILIEEQHAQRQYCHHMNVIVVDVQTLLYSSCEHRIQFIGNFNQQQQQQRQRLKRSYSSERTIEMSIVTDLSMYLYHENSLRNYVFTLIAMVSHLFKHSSIGNEINIKLVKLTSLIDEQQEKNWYGSAHKTLRHFCRWQFEHNHPADDNPLHYDTAILLTKIDLCSKNDYNSNHHNNEMDNHDHHHYYYDWQNRRTMTKKPRSSCDTLGLAHSGQICDPETSCAIVEDNGLSAAFTIAHELGHLLGVPHDDEEQCKRFYAQTNADHQVANKRAEFNVMVRMIDSNSHMWSWSSCSKHFITEFLDSGHGDCLLDNNSVDIRQSSTDDSRVYETFRRRSFIDVKYSKLPAGALYNADEQCRFVFDRNSSICLDMPYCRKLWCTSNTVGGCRTQHMPWADGTECGNGYWCQEGKCVRIDHAALHPIDGGWGDWSPWSECSLNCGGGIQRSRRDCTNPSPRYGGKFCIGERVRYESCNLEPCQHQSRNEDSRAQQCAEYNRYNITWTPKYDGMPSSDVCALYCESNSGESHKLKSRVIDGTPCSPESFDICVNGKCLMAGCDRILGSNLRIDYCGVCGGNNSTCREINGQFKPRTVQHGYTFVLSIPPGATNVEIVKEPSSTSADNWLALRGEYGNYLLNGHFTVNVYERKWYYGGTTVEYSGTKSHGYERIKITRAIHNPLHLEILCVGELHIPIINYHFAVTSDNDFISYKWMIDPYWSTCSKACNGEQERKSFCVATMRSSWLMDNSQPQINEIKVIDDYCDQQSLPSTEYRVCNVHCELEWHIHQLGQCSSKCGHGFLQRQINCTQTFINHNERIYIDDFYCHHLGPKPADVQNCTGNDCIITYQWQYSEWSQCTILQQQHQHHTCGQGQQNRIAHCISTTYLDNDPTNVIHTNVGQELCQQHLSEPIILVQSCQIECPHWRVDQWSECKGSCTANDNNGERHRKVDCMHGEQKVADAYCRILEPKPSERTSCELIDCRVSEKKMTDLYHQLDNRTNEAKAYHFTSGFIDKESMINHNEIYGYHQSRHHNIAASSSSSSWQSGEWSSCDILTQYVKEYHNRFTENFQLPNCFDSIEQVNILRERFIPLFHLNNSLYSHAYTDLAHLLGLDEAKLKRRRYVACVNTKNQQVMTDNDCDENLKPKSEEYCPIEQSLLRLMPEFNVHLCPSSSTTTTMNPYQQQQQQPRYIEKMEWHTSEWSACFCDPNRRRYIRKRSVYCIRLADGNNIRDEYCHHNQPLLMKPNEIEECTTMMMMMTAAVNECDPYSRQMLQEQTEIDQSNYSTINYRYHDDDIRSTSTTSIKPSMITTTSTTEPPQMSSFIFDSFKTTSSNVQHSHHHQQTPILPVAKTTLQEQKQQQQHYSNSFDHHSTKSESILHSSTIDLQNSIIEMSTTTTSSPSIIDDDGWTEWYDWSECSVKCGNGVQTREPKCSIIESNQSSSSCDERQRPQRQYRSCYRMCDLFQWHYSDWSPCQAECGQNGIRTRKAECHDWTGTRVSDHFCENLDQHQSTSIILKEQCHRMDCNKLVWRTGQWSEVVESENSIISVQNHADLVNNYAPLLVIVSISLVLLIQDHWITSIIIII from the exons atgtttgaatcaataacaaaaagGATAGTATTATTAACAACAAGGCTATCGGcctatcatcattcaatgataatggcaGCTATCAGAATGATCGATAATCGATATAATCGAAAATtcgtccatcatcatcatcattttaattcgaataattcgaatgttcgttcatcatcatcatcaaaacattcctttttattatcgatattgttgttgttgatgtttattGGAAATTGTTCAACAACTTTATTCACCACCATTctaccacaacaacaacaacaacaacaaaaatcgattgatcaacaTTCGAATG atTGGTGGCCGATAataaattcgaatgatgataacaccGCTACcagcaacgacaacaacaacaacaacagtgttGATCGAAAtagccatcattatcatcaacaacaacaacaatttccaaataatcatttggatcaaaatagaaatcgaattcttttgtttcgaCCACGATTAAGGATAACGACGACAAATTCTTTAGAATTGATCATACAActagaaaatcaatcatcaatgacactgccaaaatcattattattaatgactgccgatagaaaatttttcaaattatcaatcaatttaactgcccaaaaatttatcgaacaaaatcatcatcaccatcaacatttgatCTATGCtgtacaacaaaaaaatcctgatgaaaatgatttttatgaaacaatcgaacaaaaaattcattataattattcatcattttatacGGATAATTTATTGGAAACGTTTCAAAATTATCGACATCAAACagccaaacaacaacaacaacaacaacgacaaaaattatgtcaattattcattggtcatcaaatgatcaacaacaacagcaatgataatttaacagcaacaataacaatatgTACAGATGGTTCAATG AATGGCATCATAACATTTGATCATATGGATGGtcatattttgattgaagaaCAACATGCTCAACGACAATACTGCCACCATATgaatgttattgttgttgatgttcaaacattattatattcatcatgtGAACATCGAATACAatttattggaaattttaatcaacaacaacaacaacaacgacaaagaTTGAAAAGATCCTATTCATCTGAACGTACAATCGAAATGTCCATTGTTACTGATCTTTCGATGTATTTATatcatgaaaattcattacgTAATTATGTTTTTACATTAATTGCAATG gTATCACATCTATTCAAACATTCAAGTATTGGtaatgaaatcaatattaAACTAGTCAAATTAACATCATTAATCgatgaacaacaagaaaaaaattggtatgGTTCAGCACATAAAACATTAAGGCATTTTTGTCGTTGGCAATTTGAACATAATCATCCAGCCGATGATAATCCACTTCATTATGATACGGCTATACTGttgacaaaaattgatttatgcagtaaaaatgattataattcaaatcatcataacaatgaaatggataatcatgatcatcatcattattattatgattggcAAAATCGACgaacaatgacaaaaaaaccaCGTTCATCGTGTGATACATTAGGTTTAGCACATTCGGGACAAATTTGTGATCCAGAAACTAGTTGTGCAATTGTCGAAGATAATGGCCTTAGTGCTGCATTTACTATAGCTCATGAATTGGGACATTt gctTGGTGTACCACATGACGATGAGGAACAATGTAAACGATTCTATGCACAAACCAATGCTGATCACCAAGTAGCTAATAAACGAGCAGAATTTAATGTTATGGTccgaatgattgattcaaatagCCATATGTGGAGCTGGTCATCATGttcaaaacattttataACCGAATTTCTTGA ttcaGGACATGGAGATTGTCTTTTGGATAATAATTCCGTGGATAtacgacaatcatcaacgGATGATTCACGTGTCTATGAAACATTTCGTCGACGATCGTTTATTGATgttaaatattcaaaattacCAGCCGGTGCTCTGTATAATGCCGATGAACAATGTCGTTTTGTATTTGATCGTAATTCAAGTATCTGTCTGGATATGCCGTATTGTCGAAAATTATGGTGTACATCGAATACGGTTGGTGGTTGTCGTACACAACATATGCCATGGGCTGATGGTACCGAATGTGGAAATGGTTATTGGTGTCAAGAAGGCAAATGTGTGCGTATTGATCATGCTGCATTGCATCCAATCGACGGTGGTTGGGGCGATTGGTCACCATGGTCCGAATGTTCATTaaattgtggtggtggtattcAAAGATCACGACGTGATTGCACGAATCCAAGTCCACGATATGGTGGAAAATTTTGTATTGGTGAACGTGTACGTTATGAATCATGTAATCTAGAACCATGTCAACATCAATCACGTAATGAAGATTCACGTGCACAACAATGTGCCGAATATAATCGTTATAATATAACTTGGACACCTAAATATGATGGTATGCCATCATCGGATGTTTGTGCCTTATATTGTGAATCAAATTCTGGTGAATCacataaattgaaatcacGAGTAATCGATGGAACACCTTGTTCACCGGAATCATTCGATATTTGTGTGAATGGAAAATGTTTAATGGCCGGTTGTGATCGTATCTTGGGTAGTAATCTTCGTATCGATTATTGTGGTGTTTGTGGTGGCAATAATTCTACATGTCGTGAAATAAATGGACAATTCAAACCGCGAACAGTTCAACATGGTTATACATTTGTTTTATCGATTCCACCTGGTGCAACTAATGTTGAAATCGTAAAAgaaccatcatcaacttcAGCAGATAATTGGCTCGCATTACGTGGTGAATATGGCAATTATCTTTTAAATGGTCATTTTACCGTCAATGTTTATGAACGTAAATGGTATTATGGTGGCACTACAGTAGAATATTCCGGGACAAAATCACATGGCTATGAACGTATTAAAATCACACGTGCAATACATAACCCATTACATTTGGAAATACTTTGTGTTGGTGAACTACATATACCgattattaattatcattttgccGTTACTTCcgataatgattttattagCTATAAGTGGATGATTGATCCATATTGGTCAACATGTAGTAAAGCTTGTAATGGTGAACAGGAACGTAAATCATTCTGTGTGGCTACGATGCGGTCATCATGGCTAATGGACAATTCACAACCACAGATTAATGAAATCAAAGTtatcgatgattattgtgatcAACAATCACTGCCATCAACAGAATATCGTGTTTGTAATGTACATTGTGAATTAGAATGGCATATCCATCAACTAGGCCAGTGTTCATCGAAATGTGGTCATGGATTTCTGCAACGACAAATTAATTGTACACAAACATTtattaatcataatgaacgtatttatattgatgatttttattgtcatcatttggGCCCCAAACCAGCTGATGTACAAAATTGTACTGGAAATGATTGTATCATCACTTATCAATGGCAATATTCAGAATGGTCACAATGTACaattttacaacaacaacatcaacaccATACTTGTGGCCAAGGACAACAGAATCGTATTGCACATTGTATATCGACTACATATTTAGATAATGATCCAACAAATGTTATACATACAAATGTTGGTCAAGAACTttgtcaacaacatttaTCTGAACCAATCATACTTGTACAATCATGTCAAATTGAATGTCCACATTGGCGTGTTGATCAATGGAGTGAATGTAAAGGAAGCTGTACAGCGAACGATAATAACGGTGAAAGACATCGAAAAGTCGATTGTATGCATGGTGAACAAAAAGTTGCTGATGCTTATTGTCGAATATTGGAACCAAAACCATCGGAACGAACATCATGTGAATTAATCGATTGTCGAGTatcggaaaaaaagatgacagatttatatcatcaattaGATAATCGAACAAATGAAGCTAAAGCTTATCATTTTACTTCGGGATTCATTGATAAAGAATCAATGATTAAccataatgaaatttatgGCTATCATCAATCtcgtcatcataatatcgctgcatcatcatcgtcatcatcatggcaaTCGGGTGAATGGTCTTCGTGTGATATACTTACACAATATGTTAAAGAATATCATAATCGTTTTACGGAAAATTTTCAGTTACccaattgttttgattctaTTGAACAAGTTAACATACTTCGTGAACGTTTTATTCCACTTTTTCATCTAAATAATAGTCTATATTCACACGCCTATACAGATCTTGCACATTTACTTGGTTTAGATGAAGCAAAATTAAAACGCCGTCGTTATGTTGCATGTGTTAATACGAAAAATCAACAAGTAATGACcgataatgattgtgatgagaATCTAAAACCAAAATCTGAAGAATATTGTCCTATTGAACAATCTTTACTTCGATTAATGCCAGAATTTAATGTTCATctttgtccatcatcatcgacaacaaccacaatgaatccatatcaacaacaacaacaacaaccacgatatattgaaaaaatggaatggcATACCAGTGAATGGAGTGCGTGTTTTTGTGATCCAAATCGACGACGTTATATACGTAAACGTTCAGTTTATTGTATACGATTGGCTGATGGAAACAATATTCGTGATGaatattgtcatcataatcagcCACTGTTGATGaaaccaaatgaaattgaagaatgtacaacgatgatgatgatgatgacagcagctgtgaatgaatgtgatcCATATTCAAGACAAATGTTACAAGAACAAACCGAAATTGATCAATCcaattattcaacaataaattatcgatatcatgatgatgacattcgATCAACGTCAACTACCTCGATAAAACCGTccatgataacaacaacatctacCACCGAACCACCACAAATGTCTTcctttatttttgattcatttaaaaCTACATCTTCCAATGTTCaacattcacatcatcatcaacagacGCCTATACTGCCTGTTGCTAAAACTACACTACAGgagcaaaaacaacaacaacaacattattcaaattcatttgatcatcattcaactaAATCTGAATCGATTCTTCATTCTTCAACAATTGATCTTCagaattcaattattgaaatgtcaacaacaacaacatcatcaccatccatcattgatgatgatggttggaCAGAATGGTATGATTGGAGTGAATGTTCCGTCAAGTGTGGTAATGGCGTACAGACACGTGAACCAAAATGTTCGATAATTGaatccaatcaatcatcatcatcatgtgatgaACGACAACGACCACAAAGACAATATCGTTCCTGTTATCGCATGTGTGATTTATTTCAATGGCATTATTCAGATTGGTCACCATGTCAAGCTGAATGTGGCCAAAATGGTATCCGTACACGAAAAGCTGAATGTCATGATTGGACCGGCACTCGTGTTTCGGATCATTTTTGTGAAAATCTTGATCAACATCAATCGACATCGATCATTCTAAAAGAACAATGTCATCGTATGGATTGTAATAAACTAGTTTGGCGTACTGGTCAATGGTCAGAGGTAGTGGAAagtgaaaattcaataatcag TGTACAAAATCATGCGGATTTGGTGAACAATTACGCACCGTTACTTGTCATCGTATCAATAAGTTTGGTATTATTGATCCAAGACCATTGGATCACcagcattatcatcataatttga